A single window of Doryrhamphus excisus isolate RoL2022-K1 chromosome 5, RoL_Dexc_1.0, whole genome shotgun sequence DNA harbors:
- the myoc gene encoding myocilin, translating to MFLLLCLVGLLAQGDAQDHAALWRGNDRSGRCQYTFTVASPAEASCPQTASPELEGFKARLSLLEALVSRLTGGTTQPGGRSQSGLQETLTRTVGERNLLQGEKERLERELGGLQRRMEETLREMERLRNRPCPPQSPVVPPRAGGSGPVSHLMARPNRQGDSSSLRDSAWQRGHAGFQELKAEVTEVPAPEEYTGCGVLVSVAEPVTHRKADSIVGKYGVWMQDPEAVAPYGPNMAWRIDTIGSDVRQMFGYEDMEQLSKGFPTKVLLLPEPLESTGATLYRGSLYYQRRRSRTLIRFDLASESVAARRDLPHAGFHGQFPYSWGGYTDIDLAVDEQGLWAIYSTSKVKGAIVLSQLDPHSLEVKKSWETNIRKNSVANAFVICGRLYTVGSYTAPNTTVNYVYDTETNQGKTLAIPFRNKYRYNSMIDYNPTQKKLFAWDNFHIVSYDLRLGRPMAA from the exons ATGTTCCTCCTGCTCTGCCTTGTGGGGCTTCTGGCTCAAGGGGACGCTCAGGACCACGCTGCCCTCTGGAGGGGGAACGACCGCAGCGGGCGATGCCAGTACACCTTCACCGTGGCCAGTCCCGCTGAGGCCAGCTGCCCGCAGACTGCAAGCCCAGAGCTGGAGGGCTTCAAGGCCAGACTCTCCCTGCTGGAGGCGCTGGTGTCCAGGCTCACTGGAGGCACCACCCAGCCTGGAGGCCGGAGCCAGTCGGGACTTCAGGAGACGCTGACCCGCACAGTGGGCGAGAGGAACCTGCTGCAGGGGGAGAAAGAACGCCTGGAGAGGGAGCTGGGTGGGCTTCAGCGCCGCATGGAAGAGACGCTGAGGGAGATGGAGAGGCTGCGGAACAGACCCTGCCCACCTCAGAGCCCCGTGGTGCCGCCCAGGGCTGGAG GGTCGGGCCCCGTGTCTCACCTGATGGCGCGTCCCAACAGGCAAGGTGACAGCAGCAGTTTAAGAG ATTCGGCATGGCAGCGGGGACACGCCGGCTTCCAGGAACTCAAGGCCGAGGTGACCGAGGTCCCTGCTCCTGAGGAGTACACAG GTTGTGGTGTGCTAGTGTCAGTGGCTGAGCCTGTCACTCATAGGAAAGCCGATAGCATCGTGGGAAAATACGGGGTCTGGATGCAGGACCCTGAGGCGGTGGCCCCATATGGGCCCAACATGGCATGGCGCATTGACACAATCGGCTCTGACGTCAGGCAGATGTTTGGATACGAAGACATGGAGCAGCTTTCTAAGGGTTTTCCCACCAAG GTTCTGCTGCTGCCGGAGCCACTAGAGAGCACAGGCGCCACCCTGTACCGAGGCTCCCTCTACTACCAGAGGCGCCGCAGCCGCACACTCATCCGCTTCGACCTGGCATCAGAGAGCGTGGCGGCCCGCCGTGACCTCCCGCACGCCGGCTTTCACGGTCAGTTCCCTTACTCGTGGGGGGGATACACTGACATCGACCTGGCTGTGGACGAGCAAGGCCTGTGGGCCATCTACTCCACCAGCAAGGTCAAGGGCGCCATCGTGCTGTCGCAGCTGGACCCCCATAGCCTGGAGGTGAAGAAGAGCTGGGAGACCAACATCAGGAAGAACTCGGTGGCCAACGCCTTCGTCATCTGTGGCCGTCTGTACACAGTGGGCAGCTACACGGCACCCAACACCACGGTCAACTACGTGTATGACACAGAGACGAACCAGGGCAAGACGCTCGCCATCCCCTTCAGGAACAAGTACCGCTACAACAGCATGATCGACTACAACCCGACACAGAAGAAGCTGTTTGCTTGGGACAACTTCCACATAGTCTCCTACGACCTGCGGCTGGGACGCCCCATGGCT